The bacterium genome includes a region encoding these proteins:
- the recA gene encoding recombinase RecA produces MAKRSAPKTSENRDKALEMALSQVRKNHGEGIIRRFGERIAGDDVPAIPTGSISLDRALGCWGFPRGRVIEIYGPESSGKTTVALHAVASAQKAGGVAAFIDVEHAMDPKYTKALGVNLDELLISQPDYGEQALDIVETLVRSNAVDLVVLDSVAALLPRAELEGEIGDSHVGLQARLMSQALRKLTSSINQSKTAAIFINQIREKIGVMFGNPETTPGGRALKFYSSIRLEVRRIGAIKENGVNVGNRVRGRVVKNKCAPPFQDAEFDIMFGHGISREGDLIDLGVQLNIVEKSGAWISYKGERLGQGRENAKTFLKENEDLRDEIESAIKVACGYEGDGEAEEGGTDDAAK; encoded by the coding sequence ATGGCGAAGAGATCCGCACCCAAGACGAGTGAGAATCGGGACAAGGCGCTGGAGATGGCGCTGTCGCAGGTGCGCAAGAATCACGGCGAGGGCATCATCCGTCGCTTCGGCGAGCGGATTGCAGGCGATGACGTGCCGGCGATCCCGACGGGGTCGATTTCGCTGGACCGTGCCCTGGGCTGCTGGGGCTTTCCGCGCGGCCGCGTGATCGAGATTTACGGCCCTGAAAGCTCCGGCAAGACGACTGTCGCTCTGCATGCCGTGGCGAGCGCTCAGAAGGCCGGCGGCGTGGCGGCATTCATCGACGTCGAGCACGCCATGGACCCGAAGTACACGAAGGCCCTGGGTGTGAATCTGGATGAGCTGCTGATCAGTCAGCCCGATTACGGCGAGCAGGCGCTGGACATCGTCGAGACGCTGGTTCGCAGCAACGCGGTGGACCTGGTTGTGTTGGATTCGGTGGCTGCGCTGCTGCCGCGGGCGGAACTTGAAGGCGAGATCGGCGATTCGCACGTCGGTCTGCAGGCGCGCCTGATGAGTCAGGCGCTGCGCAAGCTGACCAGCTCGATCAACCAGTCGAAAACGGCGGCGATCTTCATCAACCAGATCCGCGAGAAGATCGGTGTGATGTTCGGCAACCCGGAGACAACCCCGGGCGGCCGCGCGCTGAAGTTCTACTCGTCGATTCGCCTCGAGGTGCGCCGCATCGGCGCCATCAAAGAGAATGGCGTCAACGTGGGCAATCGCGTGCGCGGCCGTGTAGTGAAGAACAAGTGCGCTCCGCCGTTCCAGGACGCGGAGTTCGACATCATGTTCGGCCACGGCATCAGCCGCGAAGGCGACCTGATCGATCTGGGCGTTCAACTGAACATCGTCGAGAAGAGCGGCGCTTGGATTTCCTACAAGGGCGAACGCCTTGGCCAGGGACGTGAGAATGCGAAGACCTTCCTGAAGGAAAACGAAGATCTGCGCGACGAAATCGAGAGCGCGATCAAGGTCGCTTGCGGCTACGAGGGAGATGGGGAAGCGGAAGAAGGCGGGACGGACGACGCCGCGAAGTGA
- a CDS encoding tetratricopeptide repeat protein: MSGLDQVKSLVHRMLLVVALGLVGIGASCEKAPVYLVPEVDTAREQFQVAETQRRTAQGIFEEDTRKLEMQKAILAYRAVEKRFPQDETYTPVASLLIGNIYEELEDFQSASKQFEHVLQAFPNDDQVRISALYGMGFSLDELDRASDAQKYYKLVIDEYSNTTDPEMRRMVEQAIIRYRQIRPTR, translated from the coding sequence ATGAGTGGATTGGATCAAGTAAAGAGCCTGGTGCATCGCATGTTGCTGGTGGTCGCGCTGGGGTTGGTAGGAATCGGAGCCTCCTGCGAGAAAGCGCCGGTGTACCTGGTGCCGGAAGTCGACACGGCGCGCGAGCAGTTCCAGGTTGCAGAAACGCAAAGGCGAACCGCCCAGGGAATCTTCGAGGAAGACACGCGCAAGCTGGAAATGCAAAAGGCGATTCTAGCCTACCGTGCCGTCGAGAAGCGATTTCCACAGGACGAGACCTACACGCCGGTGGCCTCTTTGCTGATCGGCAACATCTACGAGGAACTCGAGGATTTCCAGAGTGCCTCCAAGCAATTCGAGCACGTCCTTCAGGCATTTCCGAACGACGATCAAGTGCGGATCAGCGCGCTGTACGGGATGGGATTTTCTCTGGACGAGTTGGATCGCGCGTCCGATGCGCAGAAGTACTACAAGCTCGTGATCGATGAGTACTCCAATACGACGGATCCGGAAATGCGCCGGATGGTTGAGCAAGCAATCATCCGTTATCGTCAGATTCGCCCGACGCGGTAA
- the ruvX gene encoding Holliday junction resolvase RuvX: MPSALALDVGEKRIGVAVSESWVIASTLPAIIAPGRRAALDAVEALVTRYDAEVVLIGLPVLESGVEGEQAQRTRAFGRSLARRLPKLHIEYWDERYTSVEAKRILGPADRAPGRVDSVAAAVILQEFLDHRSERKDFSADDGTKPNGPLSKPPKDDEER, translated from the coding sequence ATGCCCTCAGCCCTGGCCCTCGACGTGGGCGAAAAGCGAATCGGTGTGGCCGTGTCGGAGTCGTGGGTGATCGCGTCGACATTGCCGGCGATCATCGCGCCGGGGCGGCGCGCGGCGCTGGACGCCGTCGAGGCACTGGTGACGCGCTATGACGCAGAGGTCGTGCTGATCGGCCTGCCGGTGCTGGAGAGCGGCGTGGAGGGCGAGCAGGCCCAGCGAACGCGGGCGTTTGGGCGCTCGCTGGCGCGACGGTTGCCGAAATTGCACATCGAATATTGGGATGAGCGCTACACCTCGGTGGAAGCCAAGCGAATCCTTGGTCCGGCGGATCGTGCGCCGGGTCGCGTTGATTCGGTTGCGGCGGCGGTCATTCTTCAGGAATTCTTGGACCATCGAAGCGAGCGGAAGGATTTTTCCGCGGACGACGGAACAAAGCCGAACGGGCCGTTGTCGAAACCCCCGAAGGACGACGAAGAACGATGA
- a CDS encoding amidohydrolase family protein: MSTKLLLQNGYLLHPQRDKIERADLVVEGNGIVRVAPRIDAEGGETVIDLDGKLVIPGLVVGHHHLYSALACTMPPPPRAPKDFHEILELIWWRLDRALDKETVELSGLAGALEAARCGVTTMIDHHASPGYIAGSLDALRDGIAAVGQRAVLCYEVTGRNGGKAEQDAGLAENERFLSANTGPFFAGMVGAHAAFTIDDEGLEGCQKLAERMGVPVHIHVAEDPCDDAICREQFGASLMARLDSSGILSKGNLFGHCTHLSNSDIKRVKQAGCFFAHNTRSNMNNSVGYAPVGLMAECAVLGTDGIGSDMLEEFRVAAFRSNEGKTGLGWGDLVAMLYRGAELAGQRLGVKLGRLETGYQADLAILDRPPAMVDGLGSVAGHFLFSLASRHVTDTMVAGEWILRDRQIVKANEAEAVSRLEAAVPELWKRLPAE, encoded by the coding sequence ATGTCGACGAAACTCCTTCTCCAAAACGGATACCTGCTGCATCCGCAACGCGACAAGATTGAACGAGCCGATCTTGTTGTTGAAGGGAATGGGATTGTTCGTGTCGCTCCCCGGATCGATGCCGAGGGTGGCGAGACGGTGATCGATCTCGATGGCAAGTTGGTGATTCCCGGCCTGGTGGTTGGGCATCATCACTTGTATTCCGCGCTGGCGTGTACGATGCCTCCCCCGCCGCGGGCGCCAAAGGATTTCCATGAAATCCTCGAGCTCATCTGGTGGCGGCTGGATCGTGCGTTGGACAAGGAAACAGTCGAATTGAGCGGCTTGGCGGGTGCGCTGGAGGCCGCTCGATGCGGCGTGACGACGATGATCGATCACCACGCCAGCCCAGGTTACATCGCTGGTTCGCTCGATGCACTGAGGGACGGCATCGCGGCCGTCGGACAACGCGCGGTGTTGTGCTACGAAGTCACCGGCCGCAATGGCGGCAAGGCCGAACAGGATGCGGGACTCGCGGAAAACGAGCGCTTCCTCTCGGCAAACACCGGACCGTTCTTCGCCGGCATGGTGGGCGCCCACGCGGCTTTCACGATCGACGACGAAGGTCTGGAGGGATGCCAGAAGCTGGCCGAGCGCATGGGTGTGCCGGTACACATTCACGTGGCGGAAGATCCGTGCGACGATGCGATTTGTCGCGAGCAGTTCGGCGCCTCGCTGATGGCGCGGCTCGACTCGTCCGGCATCCTCTCGAAGGGCAACCTCTTCGGCCACTGCACGCACCTGAGCAACTCGGACATCAAGCGCGTGAAGCAGGCGGGATGCTTCTTTGCACATAACACGCGATCAAACATGAACAACTCCGTGGGCTACGCCCCGGTCGGGCTGATGGCGGAATGCGCAGTGCTCGGCACGGACGGCATCGGCAGCGACATGCTGGAGGAGTTCCGCGTCGCGGCGTTCCGCTCCAACGAAGGCAAGACCGGTTTGGGCTGGGGCGACCTGGTGGCGATGCTGTATCGTGGCGCCGAGTTGGCCGGCCAGCGGCTGGGCGTGAAACTCGGTCGGCTGGAGACAGGCTATCAGGCGGACCTTGCGATTCTGGATCGCCCGCCGGCCATGGTGGATGGACTCGGTTCGGTGGCGGGGCACTTCTTGTTCAGCTTGGCGAGCCGGCACGTCACGGATACGATGGTCGCCGGCGAGTGGATCCTGCGCGATCGCCAGATCGTGAAGGCCAACGAAGCGGAAGCTGTCAGCCGTCTGGAAGCGGCCGTGCCGGAGTTGTGGAAACGACTGCCGGCCGAATAG
- a CDS encoding four helix bundle protein, protein MVVTCYKDLIVWQKSMQLSLQVYRITKQFPREEVYGLTSQVRRAAVSIPSNIAEGQARKSTREFRQFLSIARGSLAEVETQLLIGMHLGYVGEDELQPILGLQEEINRMLNSLVSKLPE, encoded by the coding sequence ATGGTGGTTACTTGCTATAAGGATCTGATTGTCTGGCAGAAGTCGATGCAGTTGTCGCTTCAGGTCTATCGCATCACGAAGCAGTTCCCGCGCGAGGAAGTGTATGGTCTGACGAGTCAAGTTCGACGGGCGGCGGTCTCGATTCCATCGAATATTGCCGAGGGGCAGGCGCGGAAGTCGACCAGGGAATTCCGACAGTTCCTTTCGATCGCGAGGGGCTCCTTGGCAGAAGTGGAAACACAATTACTGATCGGAATGCACTTGGGCTATGTGGGCGAAGACGAGTTGCAGCCGATCCTCGGACTGCAGGAAGAAATCAACAGAATGCTGAACAGCCTAGTCAGTAAGCTCCCGGAGTAG
- a CDS encoding 4Fe-4S dicluster domain-containing protein gives MRDLRSIPFAAQLRRMVPEMLQHKRCYDMPERVWYKPERDAGVDFRAAMHGKPTGTPVGPAAGPHTQLAQNIVLAYVAGARFFELKTIQIMDRLEIPRPCIDVRNIGFNVEWSQELRIEESIYEYCVAAYLVSIIRGENLLGCKSPVPASQDTIVWDMSVGYDLKGIQSKRVMHFLKTMKDASKVFDQLDDELPAEFSHFRKHRPQPKLSDTLTLSTFHGCPKDEIEKIALFLLEEMDINTIVKMNPTMLGKEDVNGLLQKKLGYKHLETNPHAYEVGMTFDESVEMMQRLEKVARKRGLSVGAKFTNTLETLNKEGVLPASEKVMYLSGAPLHVISSVLAARWRRATNWMEPLSFSAGVTKENVAEMAKVGCSPITTCTDLLKPGGYGRLSPYLTELKKEMESVGAKTLPQFVRASAGNAEELLVKEFAAAGVEMSQDAARNFLHKADSVEVPGKAERMCPAAPAKDAYEALATGDPKANEAAARAILDRVTRQAMAVNWDAYEKTVTEDDRYSYDRNRREPKKIKSNLELFDCINCDKCIPVCPNDAMFAYEVKPEKVVTQEILWTPHDGFKVGDKAGEFEVGKDHQLANYADWCNECSNCMTYCPEHGGPFMKKPRFFGDRVGWLEASDDGFAIELEAGNKVHVFARINGQEYEMDWYRKQNRATLRDEFLIAEFDTKTHQVTETFLAKVLTEAHSVNTEVYHIIRTVTQGVLDSKEPNSIQAMATR, from the coding sequence ATGCGTGACCTTCGATCGATTCCTTTCGCGGCCCAGCTTCGGCGCATGGTGCCGGAGATGCTTCAGCACAAGCGGTGCTACGACATGCCGGAGCGGGTGTGGTACAAGCCCGAGCGCGACGCGGGCGTGGACTTTCGCGCGGCGATGCATGGCAAGCCGACCGGCACGCCGGTAGGTCCGGCCGCCGGACCGCACACGCAGTTGGCGCAGAACATCGTGCTGGCCTATGTGGCCGGTGCCCGTTTCTTCGAGCTGAAGACGATTCAGATCATGGATCGGCTGGAAATTCCGCGGCCGTGCATCGATGTGCGCAACATCGGCTTCAATGTGGAATGGAGCCAGGAGCTGCGCATCGAGGAATCGATCTACGAGTACTGCGTCGCGGCGTACCTGGTCAGCATCATCCGCGGCGAGAATCTGCTGGGCTGCAAGAGCCCGGTGCCGGCAAGCCAGGATACGATCGTTTGGGACATGTCCGTCGGTTACGATCTGAAGGGCATTCAGTCGAAGCGCGTGATGCACTTCCTGAAGACGATGAAGGATGCGTCGAAGGTCTTCGATCAGCTCGACGATGAGTTGCCCGCCGAGTTTTCACATTTTAGGAAGCACCGCCCGCAGCCGAAACTGTCCGACACGTTGACGCTGTCGACGTTCCACGGATGCCCGAAGGATGAGATCGAGAAGATTGCGCTCTTCCTGCTCGAGGAAATGGACATCAACACGATCGTGAAGATGAATCCTACGATGCTCGGCAAAGAAGACGTGAACGGTCTCCTGCAGAAGAAGCTGGGCTACAAGCACCTGGAGACGAATCCGCACGCGTACGAAGTCGGCATGACGTTCGACGAATCGGTGGAGATGATGCAGCGGCTGGAGAAAGTCGCTCGCAAGCGCGGCCTGAGCGTTGGGGCGAAGTTCACGAACACGTTGGAAACACTGAACAAAGAAGGCGTGCTGCCCGCGTCCGAAAAAGTCATGTATCTGTCGGGTGCGCCTCTGCACGTGATCTCGTCGGTGCTGGCGGCGCGTTGGCGGAGGGCGACGAACTGGATGGAGCCGTTGTCCTTCAGCGCCGGCGTGACGAAGGAAAACGTTGCGGAAATGGCGAAGGTTGGGTGCTCGCCGATCACGACATGCACGGATCTGCTGAAGCCCGGTGGCTACGGGCGCTTGTCGCCGTACCTGACGGAACTGAAGAAAGAGATGGAATCGGTCGGTGCGAAGACTTTGCCGCAATTCGTCCGTGCCTCTGCAGGAAACGCGGAGGAACTTCTGGTGAAGGAGTTCGCCGCGGCAGGCGTCGAGATGTCGCAAGATGCCGCGCGGAATTTCCTGCACAAAGCGGACAGCGTCGAAGTGCCCGGCAAGGCCGAGCGCATGTGCCCCGCCGCACCGGCAAAGGATGCGTACGAGGCGCTGGCCACGGGCGATCCGAAAGCCAACGAGGCAGCCGCGCGTGCGATCCTCGACCGCGTGACTCGCCAGGCAATGGCGGTGAACTGGGATGCTTACGAAAAGACTGTGACGGAAGACGATCGCTACAGCTACGATCGCAATCGTCGAGAGCCCAAGAAAATCAAGTCGAACCTCGAGTTGTTCGACTGCATTAACTGCGACAAGTGCATTCCCGTCTGTCCGAACGACGCCATGTTCGCGTATGAAGTGAAGCCGGAGAAAGTCGTGACGCAGGAAATCTTGTGGACGCCTCACGATGGCTTCAAGGTGGGCGATAAGGCCGGTGAGTTCGAGGTTGGCAAGGACCACCAGTTGGCGAATTACGCCGATTGGTGCAACGAGTGCAGCAACTGCATGACGTATTGCCCCGAGCACGGCGGCCCGTTCATGAAGAAGCCGCGGTTCTTCGGCGACCGCGTCGGTTGGCTGGAAGCAAGCGACGACGGATTTGCGATCGAGCTCGAGGCCGGCAACAAGGTCCACGTGTTCGCCCGCATCAACGGCCAGGAATACGAGATGGATTGGTACCGGAAACAGAATCGCGCGACGTTGAGGGATGAGTTCCTGATTGCGGAGTTCGACACAAAGACGCACCAGGTGACCGAAACGTTCCTGGCGAAGGTTCTGACCGAAGCGCATTCCGTGAACACGGAAGTGTACCACATCATCCGCACCGTCACGCAGGGTGTACTGGATAGCAAAGAACCGAACTCGATCCAGGCAATGGCGACGCGCTAA